One Oryza glaberrima chromosome 11, OglaRS2, whole genome shotgun sequence genomic region harbors:
- the LOC127754745 gene encoding probable WRKY transcription factor 70 isoform X2, translating to MALDSVPSYPSDLGSSRARTPQQQRVRKEERTWTTDTYAPYDDGHQWRKYGEKKLSNSNFPRFYYRCTYKNDMKCPATKQVQQKDTNDPPLFSVTYFNHHTCNSSSKIVGSTPDSTVQSRKAISICFNSHGQTGEQPTFLSSSASLLSPSMQSYSSNQQPDMNTYSRQFQWADTSSSTSNAPVKMEADDYAEASASPSTTGALSRTLLPIGQSRCIEYFHFL from the exons ATGGCACTCGACTCTGTTCCATCCTACCCCAGCGATCTTGGATCCAGCAGAGCCAGGACGCCGCAGCAGCAAAGGGTCAG GAAGGAGGAGCGGACATGGACGACCGACACCTACGCGCCGTACGACGACGGCCACCAGTGGAGGAAGTACGGCGAGAAGAAACTCTCCAATTCCAACTTCCCAAG GTTCTATTATAGATGCACCTACAAGAATGACATGAAGTGCCCTGCTACGAAGCAAGTCCAGCAGAAGGACACTAATGATCCACCATTGTTCTCAGTCACTTACTTCAACCACCACACCTGCAACAGCAGCTCAAAGATCGTAGGCAGCACTCCTGATTCTACTGTGCAGTCGAGGAAAGCCATTTCGATCTGCTTCAATTCACATGGCCAAACCGGTGAACAGCCCACATTCTTGTCATCATCAGCTTCCTTGTTGTCACCGAGCATGCAGTCGTACAGTTCGAACCAGCAACCTGACATGAACACCTACAGTCGCCAGTTTCAGTGGGCAGACACATCGTCATCTACAAGCAATGCTCCGGTTAAGATGGAGGCGGACGATTATGCAGAAGCAAGTGCTTCACCCAGTACCACTGGTGCTCTGTCGAGGACATTGCTGCCGATCGGTCAGTCAAGATGCATCGAGTATTTCCATTTCTTGTGA
- the LOC127754745 gene encoding probable WRKY transcription factor 70 isoform X1: MALDSVPSYPSDLGSSRARTPQQQRVSPRKEERTWTTDTYAPYDDGHQWRKYGEKKLSNSNFPRFYYRCTYKNDMKCPATKQVQQKDTNDPPLFSVTYFNHHTCNSSSKIVGSTPDSTVQSRKAISICFNSHGQTGEQPTFLSSSASLLSPSMQSYSSNQQPDMNTYSRQFQWADTSSSTSNAPVKMEADDYAEASASPSTTGALSRTLLPIGQSRCIEYFHFL, from the exons ATGGCACTCGACTCTGTTCCATCCTACCCCAGCGATCTTGGATCCAGCAGAGCCAGGACGCCGCAGCAGCAAAGGGTCAG CCCCAGGAAGGAGGAGCGGACATGGACGACCGACACCTACGCGCCGTACGACGACGGCCACCAGTGGAGGAAGTACGGCGAGAAGAAACTCTCCAATTCCAACTTCCCAAG GTTCTATTATAGATGCACCTACAAGAATGACATGAAGTGCCCTGCTACGAAGCAAGTCCAGCAGAAGGACACTAATGATCCACCATTGTTCTCAGTCACTTACTTCAACCACCACACCTGCAACAGCAGCTCAAAGATCGTAGGCAGCACTCCTGATTCTACTGTGCAGTCGAGGAAAGCCATTTCGATCTGCTTCAATTCACATGGCCAAACCGGTGAACAGCCCACATTCTTGTCATCATCAGCTTCCTTGTTGTCACCGAGCATGCAGTCGTACAGTTCGAACCAGCAACCTGACATGAACACCTACAGTCGCCAGTTTCAGTGGGCAGACACATCGTCATCTACAAGCAATGCTCCGGTTAAGATGGAGGCGGACGATTATGCAGAAGCAAGTGCTTCACCCAGTACCACTGGTGCTCTGTCGAGGACATTGCTGCCGATCGGTCAGTCAAGATGCATCGAGTATTTCCATTTCTTGTGA